From the Serratia nematodiphila DZ0503SBS1 genome, one window contains:
- the mnmH gene encoding tRNA 2-selenouridine(34) synthase MnmH, with the protein MQGRPDSADYQRIFLQDVPLIDVRAPIEFQQGAFAQAVNLPLMVDSERQAVGTCYKQHGQQAAIALGHSLVNGKLREQRTAAWLAACAQRPEGYIYCFRGGLRSQLVQQWLHEAGVEYPRITGGYKALRNYLLGVLAQSAALPMALVGGNTGSGKTLLVNELADGVDLEGAARHRGSSFGRTLAGQSSQIDFENRLAVLLLKKQHGGSRRWVLEDEGRIIGSNNLPLPLFNGMQQAPVAVIDDPFDIRLARLQAEYIDGMREQFEQAYGVEEGWWQYDDYLHHGLFAIRRRLGLERFQQLTQRLEAALRAQRLSGQGDAHREWLAPLLQQYYDPMYCYQLEKKAQRIVFRGNYAEVREFLMTFSQKNGD; encoded by the coding sequence ATGCAAGGCAGGCCGGACAGCGCCGATTATCAACGCATTTTTCTGCAGGACGTGCCGCTGATTGACGTGCGTGCGCCGATCGAGTTTCAGCAAGGCGCCTTCGCTCAGGCTGTGAACCTGCCGCTGATGGTCGACAGCGAGCGGCAGGCGGTGGGCACTTGCTATAAGCAGCATGGTCAGCAAGCGGCGATTGCGCTCGGCCACAGCCTGGTGAACGGCAAACTGCGGGAACAGCGCACCGCCGCCTGGCTGGCGGCCTGTGCGCAGCGACCCGAAGGTTATATTTACTGCTTCCGTGGCGGGCTGCGCTCACAGCTGGTGCAGCAATGGCTGCATGAGGCCGGCGTCGAGTACCCGCGTATTACTGGCGGTTATAAGGCGCTGCGCAATTATCTGCTCGGCGTGTTGGCGCAAAGCGCGGCATTGCCGATGGCCCTGGTGGGCGGCAATACCGGCAGCGGCAAGACGCTGCTGGTCAACGAACTGGCCGACGGCGTCGATCTGGAAGGCGCGGCGCGCCATCGCGGTTCATCTTTTGGCCGAACGCTGGCGGGGCAAAGCTCACAGATCGATTTTGAGAATCGTCTGGCTGTGTTATTGCTGAAAAAACAGCATGGTGGCAGCCGCCGTTGGGTGCTGGAAGACGAAGGGCGGATCATCGGCAGCAACAATCTGCCGTTGCCGTTGTTCAACGGCATGCAGCAGGCACCGGTGGCGGTGATCGACGATCCGTTTGATATTCGCCTGGCACGCCTGCAGGCCGAATATATCGACGGGATGCGCGAACAGTTCGAACAGGCCTATGGCGTGGAAGAAGGCTGGTGGCAGTACGACGACTATCTGCATCACGGCCTGTTCGCCATTCGCCGCCGGTTGGGCCTGGAGCGCTTCCAGCAGCTGACGCAGCGGCTGGAAGCGGCGTTGCGGGCACAGCGTCTCAGCGGCCAGGGTGACGCGCACCGCGAGTGGTTGGCGCCCTTGTTGCAGCAGTACTACGATCCGATGTATTGCTATCAGTTGGAAAAGAAAGCCCAGCGGATCGTCTTCCGTGGGAACTATGCAGAAGTAAGAGAATTCTTGATGACGTTCAGCCAGAAAAACGGTGATTAA